Proteins from a genomic interval of Dehalococcoidia bacterium:
- a CDS encoding acyl dehydratase has translation MTQAAPPQQRLFIEDVREGTEIPPLTKHPTPVTLFRYSAVTWNAHRIHYDREYAQTEGHADVLVQGHLHGAYLVQMLMDWIGPRGLLKKFGWSNRRPGFAGDTLTCRGRVTRVYEARGEHLADCEIWEENQRGEVCAPGTATVALPSRG, from the coding sequence ATGACCCAAGCCGCGCCGCCGCAGCAACGCCTGTTCATCGAGGACGTGCGTGAGGGCACAGAGATTCCACCGCTCACCAAGCACCCAACGCCGGTGACGCTCTTCCGCTACAGCGCGGTCACCTGGAACGCGCACCGCATCCACTACGACAGGGAGTACGCGCAGACGGAGGGCCACGCCGACGTGCTGGTGCAGGGGCATCTGCACGGCGCCTACCTCGTGCAGATGTTGATGGACTGGATCGGCCCGCGCGGCCTGCTCAAGAAGTTCGGCTGGAGCAACCGCCGGCCGGGATTCGCCGGCGACACGCTCACCTGCCGCGGCCGTGTCACCCGCGTCTACGAAGCCAGGGGCGAGCACCTGGCCGACTGCGAGATCTGGGAGGAGAACCAGCGCGGCGAAGTCTGCGCGCCGGGCACGGCCACGGTCGCGCTGCCCTCGCGCGGCTGA
- a CDS encoding MaoC family dehydratase N-terminal domain-containing protein: protein MTTPSLITDELRAQIGVEQETLLGEITLLDIQRYALTVGDLNPLYFDEAYAKQTPYGGIVAPPNYLTAVITWGVGPQEGELSRDGLGLRRNEQAEGNARRRMAGGQELEFHQPVRPGDVVRCLTRTESMEQREGRSGPFVLIITEQRYVNQRDELLVTCRQTAIMR from the coding sequence TTGACGACGCCAAGTCTGATCACGGACGAGCTGCGCGCCCAGATCGGCGTCGAGCAGGAGACGCTGCTGGGCGAGATCACGCTGCTCGATATCCAGCGCTACGCCCTCACCGTTGGCGACCTGAACCCGCTCTACTTCGACGAAGCCTACGCAAAGCAAACGCCGTACGGCGGCATCGTCGCGCCGCCCAACTACCTCACGGCCGTGATCACCTGGGGCGTCGGGCCGCAGGAGGGCGAGCTGAGCAGGGACGGCCTCGGCTTGCGACGCAACGAGCAGGCCGAGGGCAACGCGCGGCGGCGCATGGCCGGCGGCCAGGAGCTGGAGTTTCACCAGCCCGTGCGCCCGGGGGACGTCGTTCGCTGCCTCACGCGCACCGAGAGCATGGAGCAGCGCGAGGGCCGCAGCGGTCCCTTCGTGCTGATCATCACCGAGCAGCGCTACGTCAACCAGCGCGACGAGCTGCTCGTCACCTGCCGCCAGACGGCGATCATGCGCTGA